A section of the Clostridium omnivorum genome encodes:
- a CDS encoding ABC transporter ATP-binding protein, which produces MNVLSIENISKGYSDKTLFENVSLGIGDGDKIGLIGINGTGKSTLLKIIAGVETADTGKIIVGNRVSIEYLSQLPDFDESANVIEQVFKGSSPVMQLLREYEEAVEKLSESPEDTELQRALTNLNGKMDSMNAWQIESEAKTVLTKLGITDFKARIAELSGGQKKRIALASSLIMPSDLLILDEPTNHMDNDTISWLEQYLNKRKGALLMITHDRYFLDRVTNRIIELDNSTLYSYQGNYSIFLEKKLEREELEQANERKRQNILRKELAWIRRGAKARSTKQKARIQRFEELSSDGIEVSSDKLEMNSVATRLGKKVVEIQNISKSLSGKRLIEDFSYIVVRDDRVGIVGPNGSGKSTLLNMIAGRLNPDGGNIDIGETVNIGYFSQENTELNEELRVIEYIKEIAEYVLLANGDRISASQMLEKFLFSPALQWTPISKLSGGEKRRLYLLRVLMGAPNVLLLDEPTNDLDIQTLTILEDYLDDFSGAVIVVSHDRYFLDRVTDKIFAFEGKGIIKQYTGNYSDYIEEIKENAEDQIKEKPKQDKKDNKEEEKKKNKTLKFTFKEQKEYAEIDDNIEKVENQIADLETQIEGTASDYEVLQKLLGEKEQLENQLEYLMERWTYLNELAEEIEKSKIK; this is translated from the coding sequence ATGAATGTACTTTCTATAGAGAATATATCAAAAGGCTACAGTGATAAAACACTGTTTGAAAATGTGTCCCTTGGAATAGGGGATGGAGATAAAATTGGATTAATAGGTATAAATGGCACAGGAAAATCCACGCTGCTTAAAATAATTGCAGGAGTAGAAACTGCGGATACAGGCAAGATTATAGTGGGAAATAGAGTGAGTATCGAATATCTTAGCCAGTTACCAGACTTTGATGAAAGTGCTAATGTTATAGAACAAGTATTTAAAGGCAGCTCCCCAGTTATGCAGCTGCTTAGAGAATATGAAGAGGCGGTAGAAAAGTTAAGTGAAAGTCCTGAGGATACGGAACTTCAGAGAGCACTTACTAATCTAAATGGTAAGATGGACTCTATGAATGCTTGGCAGATTGAAAGTGAAGCTAAAACCGTACTTACAAAGCTTGGAATAACAGACTTTAAGGCTAGGATTGCAGAGCTTTCAGGTGGTCAAAAGAAGAGAATAGCACTAGCAAGCAGTTTAATTATGCCTTCCGATCTTCTAATTCTAGATGAGCCTACAAATCATATGGATAATGATACTATAAGCTGGCTTGAGCAGTACCTTAATAAGCGAAAGGGAGCACTTCTTATGATAACTCATGACAGGTATTTCCTAGACAGAGTTACTAATAGAATTATTGAATTAGATAATAGTACTCTCTATAGCTACCAGGGTAATTATAGTATATTTCTAGAGAAGAAGCTTGAAAGAGAGGAACTTGAACAAGCAAATGAAAGAAAAAGACAAAATATACTTAGGAAGGAACTTGCTTGGATAAGAAGAGGTGCAAAAGCTAGATCAACAAAGCAAAAGGCAAGAATCCAAAGGTTTGAGGAACTAAGTTCAGATGGAATAGAGGTTAGTTCAGATAAGCTTGAAATGAATTCTGTAGCAACAAGACTTGGAAAAAAAGTAGTGGAAATCCAGAATATATCAAAGAGCTTATCCGGCAAAAGGCTTATAGAAGACTTTAGCTATATAGTGGTGAGAGACGATAGAGTTGGAATAGTTGGGCCTAATGGCAGTGGAAAATCAACTCTTTTAAATATGATTGCAGGAAGGTTAAATCCTGATGGTGGCAATATAGACATTGGAGAAACTGTGAATATAGGCTATTTTTCTCAGGAAAATACTGAACTCAATGAAGAATTAAGGGTTATAGAATATATAAAAGAGATAGCAGAGTATGTGCTTTTAGCAAATGGAGACAGAATTTCAGCTTCTCAGATGCTGGAGAAATTTCTATTCTCACCTGCACTTCAGTGGACGCCTATTTCTAAGCTGTCAGGAGGAGAAAAGAGAAGACTATACCTTTTAAGAGTACTTATGGGAGCACCTAATGTATTACTATTAGATGAGCCTACTAATGATTTAGATATTCAAACTCTTACTATATTGGAGGATTATCTTGATGATTTTAGTGGAGCCGTTATAGTAGTATCTCATGATAGATACTTTTTGGATAGGGTCACTGATAAAATATTTGCTTTCGAGGGAAAAGGAATTATAAAGCAGTATACAGGCAACTATTCAGACTATATAGAAGAAATTAAAGAAAATGCGGAAGATCAAATAAAGGAAAAGCCAAAACAGGATAAGAAGGATAATAAAGAGGAAGAAAAGAAAAAGAATAAAACACTAAAATTCACCTTTAAAGAGCAAAAGGAGTATGCAGAAATTGATGACAACATTGAAAAGGTGGAGAATCAAATAGCTGATTTAGAGACACAAATAGAAGGGACAGCCAGCGACTACGAAGTGCTGCAAAAGCTTTTAGGCGAAAAAGAACAGCTTGAAAATCAGCTTGAGTATTTGATGGAGAGATGGACATATTTAAATGAACTAGCAGAGGAAATAGAAAAATCAAAAATAAAATAA
- a CDS encoding Crp/Fnr family transcriptional regulator, producing the protein MNSCDMHTCETCTGKYCATKAPIFSMLDKEQIGEVTSLIVRRKYKKGQIIFFEGDVSDKFYIINKGKIKIYKYTKEGKEQILYILSEGDFMGYLSLLKKSKFEFNAEALEDVGVCILTKDSFDTILKKTPEISLKILENLHDRIVSLEDLVQRLSTKDIEARIAGILVSFAKDFGEAQGNEIMIDLPLSREEMANYIGVTRETISRKLTSMQDDGIIQLIGNKKMVIKDLEYLKDMC; encoded by the coding sequence ATGAACAGTTGTGATATGCACACTTGTGAAACCTGTACAGGTAAATACTGTGCTACCAAAGCGCCCATATTTTCCATGCTTGATAAGGAACAGATTGGTGAGGTTACAAGCCTTATTGTAAGGCGTAAATATAAAAAAGGACAAATTATTTTTTTTGAAGGCGATGTATCAGATAAGTTTTATATTATAAACAAAGGTAAAATTAAGATTTATAAATACACTAAAGAAGGTAAGGAACAGATATTATATATACTCTCTGAGGGTGACTTTATGGGATACCTAAGCCTCTTAAAAAAGAGTAAGTTTGAGTTTAATGCTGAAGCACTTGAAGATGTTGGAGTATGCATACTTACCAAGGATAGCTTTGACACTATACTAAAAAAGACTCCAGAAATAAGCCTTAAGATACTAGAAAATCTTCACGATAGAATAGTAAGCCTTGAAGACCTAGTGCAGCGATTAAGTACAAAGGATATTGAAGCTAGAATTGCAGGCATTCTAGTAAGTTTTGCCAAGGACTTTGGTGAAGCGCAGGGTAATGAAATTATGATAGATTTGCCCTTAAGCAGAGAAGAGATGGCAAATTATATTGGGGTGACTCGGGAAACTATAAGCAGAAAGCTTACCAGCATGCAGGATGATGGAATAATTCAGCTTATTGGAAATAAAAAGATGGTAATAAAGGATTTAGAGTATTTAAAAGATATGTGTTAA
- a CDS encoding FprA family A-type flavoprotein: MINKVQIADKAYWIGKVDDRKVPFHRLVLEKGTTYNSYFLDTDKPTIIDTVDIAFAGEWVKALAEMVDLKRLQYLVVNHVEPDHAGAVGSLMSKAKNAAIVTTEKGKEFLIGMFKLQNAKFIVIKDGDTLDIGGKTLKFLETPYLHTEETMVTYSIEDKILYPCDQFSTHIANYELFNDSAKEDITEDFKVYYSLIMHPHRPYVKDMLTKIKRLDIDMIAPSHGYILRDNANKYIELYDEMSTLNTKKNLKALLLLSSMTGNTSKVAQSLAQGLNEMNIENTVVNVKNAEMETIIASAKEADLILVGSSTKYGDMIGNLEDVLKELTKLDLSGKFAAAFGSYGWSGEAIEVISDYLNSTNATVLTTSYLIKSTGAEDIRLPLRVAFTPDEASKNLCIRTAKAISEVLLRA, encoded by the coding sequence ATGATAAATAAAGTACAAATTGCAGACAAAGCTTACTGGATTGGTAAAGTAGATGACAGGAAGGTTCCCTTTCATAGATTAGTATTAGAAAAAGGTACAACCTATAATTCCTACTTTTTAGATACAGATAAACCTACTATTATAGATACTGTAGATATAGCCTTTGCTGGAGAATGGGTTAAAGCCTTAGCTGAAATGGTAGATTTAAAAAGGCTTCAATACTTAGTAGTTAATCACGTAGAACCTGATCATGCAGGAGCAGTTGGTTCATTAATGAGTAAAGCAAAAAATGCTGCTATTGTTACTACAGAAAAAGGCAAGGAATTTTTGATAGGAATGTTCAAACTACAGAATGCAAAATTCATAGTGATTAAAGATGGAGATACCTTAGATATCGGAGGAAAGACTTTAAAATTCTTAGAAACTCCATACCTTCACACTGAAGAAACTATGGTTACTTATAGCATTGAAGATAAAATACTTTATCCATGCGACCAATTTAGTACCCATATTGCAAATTATGAGTTATTTAACGATTCAGCCAAAGAGGACATTACAGAGGACTTCAAGGTTTACTACTCGCTTATAATGCACCCTCACAGACCTTATGTAAAAGATATGCTAACTAAGATAAAGAGACTAGATATAGACATGATAGCTCCTTCTCACGGCTATATTTTAAGAGACAATGCTAATAAGTATATTGAGCTTTATGATGAAATGAGCACCCTAAATACTAAAAAGAATTTAAAAGCTCTATTGCTTTTAAGCTCTATGACGGGGAACACCTCAAAGGTTGCTCAGAGTTTAGCGCAAGGCTTAAATGAAATGAATATTGAAAACACAGTTGTAAATGTGAAAAATGCAGAAATGGAAACAATAATAGCTTCAGCTAAAGAAGCTGATTTGATACTAGTTGGAAGTTCTACAAAATATGGCGATATGATAGGCAACTTAGAAGATGTCTTAAAGGAACTTACAAAGCTTGATCTTTCAGGTAAATTCGCAGCAGCCTTTGGTTCCTACGGCTGGAGTGGTGAGGCAATTGAAGTAATTAGCGATTATCTTAATAGTACTAATGCTACAGTTCTTACTACTTCTTATCTAATAAAGAGCACAGGCGCAGAGGATATTAGGCTTCCATTAAGAGTAGCCTTTACTCCAGACGAAGCTTCAAAGAATTTATGCATAAGGACAGCAAAAGCCATATCAGAGGTACTTCTTAGAGCTTAA
- the ric gene encoding iron-sulfur cluster repair di-iron protein: MGEFHSSQKIGEIVTKFPKSADILKEYRIDFCCGGDRPLITAIKEQGLNEAEILDRINNLYEEVKSVKTEDIDWEKESMSKLIDHVVNTHHAYLGVELPIISELTTKILRVHGEGHPELSKVHKLFHSLKMELEQHLIKEEEIEFPLIKKYEENPSKEALEKILKVEKELEEEHVGAGDILKELRKITKDYAVPEDGCNSYRLTYKKLEELEADTFQHIHLENNILFPRLENENK, translated from the coding sequence ATGGGAGAATTTCATAGTTCACAAAAGATTGGAGAAATAGTAACAAAGTTTCCGAAATCAGCAGATATATTAAAGGAATATAGAATTGACTTTTGCTGTGGTGGAGATAGACCATTAATAACTGCCATAAAAGAGCAAGGATTAAATGAAGCAGAAATTTTAGATAGAATTAATAATTTATATGAAGAAGTAAAAAGCGTTAAAACAGAGGATATAGATTGGGAAAAGGAATCTATGAGCAAGCTTATAGACCATGTAGTAAATACTCATCATGCTTATTTAGGAGTTGAACTTCCTATAATAAGTGAACTTACAACTAAAATTTTAAGAGTTCACGGAGAAGGACATCCTGAGTTATCGAAGGTGCATAAGTTATTTCACAGTTTGAAGATGGAGCTTGAACAGCATTTAATTAAAGAAGAAGAAATAGAATTCCCTCTTATAAAAAAGTACGAGGAAAACCCTTCAAAAGAGGCTCTTGAGAAGATTTTAAAAGTAGAAAAGGAGCTGGAAGAAGAACATGTGGGAGCTGGAGATATACTAAAGGAATTAAGAAAAATAACTAAGGATTATGCTGTACCAGAGGATGGCTGTAATTCTTACAGACTGACTTATAAAAAACTAGAAGAGCTAGAGGCTGATACCTTCCAGCATATTCATCTAGAAAATAATATACTCTTCCCAAGACTTGAAAATGAAAATAAATAG